In one window of Streptomyces griseus subsp. griseus DNA:
- a CDS encoding GAF domain-containing sensor histidine kinase — MSHRPPSALAAVSAALLAMSRHLEVGDVLKTIVASARELLDAQYAALGVPDDHGGFAQFVVDGVSEEQWKAIGPLPRQHGILAAMLHQAKTERLADVRKDPRFEGWPEAHPDMSDFLGLPITDGDEIIGALFLANKMCPKPDGGCGFTAEDEELLSILAQHAAIALTNARLYERSRELTIAEERSRLAHELHDAVSQKLFSLRLTAQAAAALVDRDPARAKGELQQVAVLAAEAVEELRAAVVELRPAALDEDGLIATLRTQIQVLDRAHTAEVTFGSSGVRALPAAQEEALLRVAQEALHNALRHSGAEHVDVTLTRRSAATVLLITDDGIGFDPTAVRRAGRHLGLVSMRHRAKSVGGRLTVVSEPGKGATIEMEVPGG; from the coding sequence ATGAGTCATCGCCCGCCGTCGGCCCTCGCCGCGGTGAGTGCCGCGCTGCTCGCCATGAGCCGGCACCTCGAAGTGGGGGACGTCCTCAAGACGATCGTCGCCTCCGCCCGTGAGCTGCTGGACGCCCAGTACGCGGCGCTCGGCGTCCCGGACGACCACGGCGGCTTCGCCCAGTTCGTGGTCGACGGGGTGAGCGAGGAGCAGTGGAAGGCCATCGGCCCGCTGCCCCGGCAGCACGGCATCCTCGCCGCGATGCTGCACCAGGCGAAGACCGAGCGGCTCGCGGATGTCCGCAAGGACCCCCGCTTCGAGGGCTGGCCCGAGGCGCACCCCGACATGTCCGACTTCCTCGGCCTGCCCATCACGGACGGCGACGAGATCATCGGCGCGCTCTTCCTCGCCAACAAGATGTGCCCCAAGCCCGACGGCGGCTGCGGCTTCACCGCCGAGGACGAGGAACTGCTCTCGATCCTGGCCCAGCACGCCGCGATCGCTCTCACCAACGCCCGCCTCTACGAACGCAGCCGCGAGCTGACCATCGCCGAGGAGCGCTCCCGCCTCGCCCACGAGCTGCACGACGCGGTCAGTCAGAAGCTGTTCTCGCTGCGGCTCACCGCCCAGGCCGCCGCCGCCCTCGTCGACCGCGACCCGGCCCGTGCCAAGGGGGAGCTCCAGCAGGTCGCCGTCCTCGCCGCCGAAGCGGTCGAGGAGCTACGGGCCGCCGTCGTGGAGCTGCGCCCCGCCGCCCTCGACGAGGACGGACTGATCGCCACCCTCCGCACCCAGATCCAGGTCCTGGACCGGGCCCACACGGCTGAGGTCACCTTCGGGAGCAGCGGCGTACGCGCGCTGCCCGCCGCCCAGGAGGAGGCGCTGCTCCGGGTCGCCCAGGAGGCCCTGCACAACGCCCTGCGCCACTCAGGCGCGGAACACGTCGACGTCACCCTGACCCGGCGCTCGGCCGCGACCGTCCTGCTCATCACCGACGACGGCATCGGGTTCGACCCCACCGCCGTCCGCCGGGCCGGCCGTCACCTGGGCCTCGTCTCCATGCGCCACCGGGCCAAGAGCGTCGGCGGCCGCCTCACCGTTGTTTCGGAGCCCGGAAAGGGCGCCACGATCGAGATGGAGGTCCCCGGTGGCTGA
- a CDS encoding S-adenosylmethionine:tRNA ribosyltransferase-isomerase has product MPAELSARVPAEQRGAGRDDVRLLVSRGTAVSHHAFRELPEQLRAGDVLVVNTSATLPAAVNGRVGGDRVVVHFSTRGEDGRWAVELRAPGSSGATAPRPGGPAGAVVRLPGGRELVLEEPLGPAVGARLWWARVPDRVPELLRRYGRPIRYAYTERDQPLSAYRTVFAVQTPDGSGSAEMPSAARPFTGVLVAELVSHGVQFAPLSLHTGVASAEAHEPPYPERFSVPSTSAWLVNAARAAGGRVVAGGTTAVRALESAADRDGVVRAAAGWTDLVVTPRRGVRVVDGLLTGLHEPEASHLLMLEAVAGPEALRRGYEAALERRYLWHEFGDVHLILPDEERDTPDCSSNER; this is encoded by the coding sequence GTGCCCGCGGAGCTGTCGGCCCGGGTGCCGGCCGAGCAGCGGGGGGCGGGGCGTGATGACGTACGGCTGCTGGTGAGCAGGGGGACGGCCGTGTCGCACCATGCGTTCCGGGAGCTGCCGGAGCAGTTGCGGGCCGGGGACGTGCTGGTGGTGAACACATCGGCGACGTTGCCGGCCGCGGTGAACGGGCGGGTGGGCGGCGACCGGGTCGTCGTGCACTTCTCGACGCGGGGCGAGGACGGGCGGTGGGCGGTGGAGCTGCGGGCGCCCGGCTCCTCGGGGGCCACCGCGCCGCGCCCGGGCGGGCCCGCCGGTGCGGTGGTGCGGCTGCCGGGCGGGCGGGAGCTCGTGCTGGAGGAGCCGCTGGGGCCCGCGGTGGGGGCGCGGCTGTGGTGGGCACGGGTCCCGGACCGGGTGCCGGAGCTGTTGCGGCGGTACGGGAGGCCGATCCGGTACGCGTACACGGAGCGGGACCAGCCCCTGTCCGCTTACCGGACGGTGTTCGCGGTCCAGACGCCCGACGGGAGCGGTTCGGCGGAGATGCCGAGCGCGGCCCGGCCCTTCACCGGCGTCCTGGTGGCGGAGCTGGTGAGCCACGGGGTGCAGTTCGCCCCGCTCTCCCTGCATACGGGGGTGGCGTCGGCCGAGGCGCACGAGCCGCCGTACCCGGAGCGTTTCTCGGTGCCGTCCACCTCGGCGTGGCTGGTGAACGCGGCGCGGGCGGCGGGCGGGCGGGTGGTCGCGGGCGGGACGACGGCGGTGCGGGCGCTGGAGTCTGCGGCGGACCGCGACGGGGTGGTGCGGGCGGCGGCGGGCTGGACGGATCTGGTGGTGACGCCGCGCCGGGGTGTGCGGGTGGTCGACGGGCTGCTGACCGGGCTGCACGAACCGGAGGCCTCGCACCTGCTGATGCTGGAGGCGGTGGCCGGGCCTGAGGCGCTGCGCCGTGGGTACGAGGCGGCGCTGGAGCGGCGCTACCTCTGGCACGAGTTCGGGGACGTCCACCTCATCCTGCCGGATGAGGAACGTGACACTCCGGATTGCTCCAGCAACGAACGGTGA
- a CDS encoding response regulator, translated as MADKIIRVLLVDDHQVVRRGLRTFLEIQDDIEVVGEASEGSEGVARTEELRPDVVLMDIKMPGTDGIEALRRLRQLDNPAKILIVTSFTEQRTVVPALRAGASGYVYKDVDPDALAGAIRSVHAGHVLLQPEVAGALLAQDDAGGGTGRGSTLTEREREVLGLIADGRSNREIARALVLSEKTVKTHVSNILMKLDLADRTQAALWAVRNGAAG; from the coding sequence GTGGCTGACAAGATCATCAGGGTGCTGCTGGTCGACGACCACCAGGTGGTCCGCCGCGGACTGCGCACCTTCCTGGAGATCCAGGACGACATAGAAGTGGTCGGTGAGGCGTCCGAGGGGTCGGAGGGTGTGGCCCGTACCGAGGAGCTCCGGCCCGACGTCGTGCTCATGGACATCAAGATGCCCGGCACCGACGGCATCGAGGCGCTGCGCAGGCTCCGCCAGCTCGACAACCCGGCCAAGATCCTCATCGTCACCAGCTTCACCGAACAGCGCACGGTGGTCCCGGCCCTGCGCGCCGGAGCCTCCGGTTACGTCTACAAGGACGTCGATCCGGACGCCCTGGCCGGCGCCATCCGCTCGGTCCACGCCGGACACGTCCTGCTCCAGCCGGAGGTCGCCGGCGCACTCCTCGCCCAGGACGACGCGGGGGGTGGTACGGGCCGGGGGAGCACCCTCACCGAACGCGAGCGCGAAGTGCTCGGCCTGATCGCGGACGGCCGCTCCAACCGGGAGATCGCCCGCGCCCTCGTCCTCTCCGAGAAGACGGTCAAGACCCATGTGTCGAACATCCTGATGAAACTCGATCTGGCGGACCGCACGCAGGCGGCGCTGTGGGCGGTACGCAACGGAGCCGCGGGCTGA
- a CDS encoding NfeD family protein: protein MDIDAWVWWLIVAAGLGIPLVLTAMPELGMFAVGALAASVVAALGGGIVAQVLVFVGVSVALIVVVRPIAARHRAGQTGHASGIDALKGRQAVVLERVSAAGGRIKLAGEVWSARSLDEEQVYEPGRQVDVVDIDGATAVVM from the coding sequence GTGGACATCGACGCGTGGGTGTGGTGGCTGATCGTCGCGGCGGGGCTGGGCATCCCCCTCGTCCTGACCGCGATGCCCGAGTTGGGGATGTTCGCCGTCGGGGCCCTGGCCGCTTCGGTCGTCGCCGCCCTCGGCGGCGGCATCGTGGCCCAGGTGCTGGTCTTCGTCGGGGTCTCCGTGGCGCTGATCGTCGTCGTCCGCCCGATCGCCGCCAGACACCGGGCCGGGCAGACGGGGCACGCCAGCGGTATCGACGCTCTGAAGGGCCGTCAGGCGGTCGTGCTGGAACGGGTCAGCGCCGCCGGCGGCCGTATCAAGCTCGCAGGCGAGGTCTGGTCGGCGCGCTCGCTGGACGAGGAACAGGTCTACGAACCGGGCCGTCAGGTCGATGTCGTGGACATCGACGGAGCGACGGCCGTCGTCATGTGA
- a CDS encoding SPFH domain-containing protein, whose translation MQPIIIVLIILVVLVFIALIKTIQVIPQASAAIVERFGRYTRTLNAGLNIVVPFIDSIRNRIDLREQVVPFPPQPVITQDNLVVNIDTVIYYQVTDARAATYEVASYIQAIEQLTVTTLRNIIGGMDLERTLTSREEINAALRGVLDEATGKWGIRVNRVELKAIEPPTSIQDSMEKQMRADRDKRAAILTAEGIRQSQILTAEGEKQSAILRAEGESKAAALRAEGEAQAVRTVFEAIHAGDPDQKLLSYQYLQMLPKIAEGDANKLWIVPSEIGDALKGLSGAFGNLGGGAPGFNTGGEGGNGGDGGNGGGAGVVNPRGAAVERREEPPVY comes from the coding sequence ATGCAACCGATCATCATCGTCCTGATCATTCTGGTGGTGCTCGTCTTCATCGCCCTGATCAAGACGATCCAGGTCATCCCGCAGGCCAGCGCCGCCATCGTGGAGCGCTTCGGCCGCTACACGCGCACCCTGAACGCGGGTCTGAACATCGTCGTCCCGTTCATCGACTCGATCCGCAACCGGATCGACCTCCGCGAACAGGTCGTGCCCTTCCCCCCGCAGCCGGTGATCACCCAGGACAACCTGGTCGTCAACATCGACACCGTCATCTACTACCAGGTGACCGACGCCCGCGCCGCGACCTACGAAGTCGCCAGCTACATCCAGGCGATCGAACAGCTCACCGTCACCACCCTCCGCAACATCATCGGCGGCATGGACCTGGAGCGCACCCTCACCTCCCGTGAGGAGATCAACGCGGCCCTGCGCGGCGTCCTCGACGAGGCGACCGGCAAGTGGGGCATCCGCGTCAACCGCGTGGAGCTCAAGGCCATCGAACCGCCCACCTCCATCCAGGACTCGATGGAGAAGCAGATGCGCGCCGACCGTGACAAGCGCGCCGCCATCCTCACCGCCGAAGGCATCCGGCAGTCCCAGATCCTCACCGCCGAAGGTGAGAAGCAGTCCGCGATCCTGCGTGCCGAGGGCGAGTCGAAGGCAGCGGCACTCAGGGCCGAGGGTGAGGCCCAGGCCGTCCGCACGGTCTTCGAGGCCATCCACGCGGGGGACCCGGACCAGAAGCTGCTCTCGTACCAGTACCTTCAGATGCTCCCGAAGATCGCCGAGGGCGACGCCAACAAGCTCTGGATCGTGCCCAGCGAGATCGGAGACGCCCTCAAGGGCCTCAGCGGAGCCTTCGGCAACCTCGGCGGCGGCGCCCCCGGATTCAACACCGGCGGCGAGGGAGGCAACGGCGGCGACGGCGGCAACGGAGGAGGGGCCGGCGTGGTCAACCCCCGTGGCGCAGCAGTCGAACGCCGCGAAGAACCCCCGGTCTACTGA
- a CDS encoding FHA domain-containing protein: MGRGVPELVLELNGSTWTLDPSRPYTLGRDPQGDLTIDDARVSWRHATISWGGRSWFIEDHGSTNGTYVQGQRVQRTEIGPGSAVRLGNATDGPRLNLTAGAGAHGGQPAAAHQAPAQQQHAQPGAAWPGQQAPAQHQAPPQQAWQQQAPEAPQQAPYQQVPHQQGPVRPAAPAHGGGSAHGGGAGAPPVYGDRSPTTFHQLALGRVMRIGRALENELVVSDLQVSRNHAEFHATPDGRFEIRDLGSHNGTYVNGLPLQKSGSALIGPNDIVGVGHSTFRLVGDRLEEFVDTGQVSFSARHLTVTVDGGKQILKDVSFGVPEKSLIAVIGPSGSGKSTLLKALTGYRPADEGDVLYDNRNLYKQFAELRQRIGLVPQDDILHKELTVTKALKYAARLRFPADTTEAERQARITEVLAELKLDIHKDKKITSLSGGQRKRVSVALELLTKPSLIFLDEPTSGLDPGMDRDVMQLLRGLADDGRTVLVVTHSVAELAICDKLLVMAPGGAVAYFGPPEEALNFFGYSSWADVFSAFENYRDYDWAGRWRGSQHYQMYAADIDAVAAQSVHMPPPQQMRPPKPQSWGTQLWTLVRRYTSVIASDKAFLGLMVALPAVIGVLAAVIPADFGLAPPTPPTQFNGKAGMILLILAVGICLAGSASSVRELIKERVIYERERATGLSRSAYLVSKVIVLGVITAFQSVILCGICFAARELPAEGLFMPPAVEICISIVALGFTSMMFGLMISALVKTSEMTMPLLVMFAIVQLVFTGVLFQVYGTPGLEQLTWLMPSRWGVAAAGTTLDLANLMPPWDPANPTDLDPLWEASATQWGINIFVLLVLGLLCAFAVARLLRRHEPEVMRK; the protein is encoded by the coding sequence GTGGGGCGCGGAGTGCCGGAACTCGTACTGGAATTGAATGGCAGCACCTGGACGCTCGATCCGTCCAGGCCGTACACCCTGGGGCGTGACCCACAGGGGGACCTGACGATCGACGACGCCAGGGTCTCGTGGCGGCACGCCACGATCAGCTGGGGCGGCCGGAGTTGGTTCATCGAGGACCACGGCTCCACCAACGGCACGTATGTGCAGGGGCAGCGGGTCCAGCGGACGGAGATCGGGCCCGGCTCCGCCGTCCGCCTGGGCAACGCCACCGACGGCCCGCGGCTGAACCTCACCGCTGGTGCCGGTGCCCACGGCGGCCAGCCGGCCGCCGCCCACCAGGCCCCCGCGCAGCAGCAGCACGCGCAGCCGGGCGCGGCCTGGCCCGGACAGCAGGCACCCGCCCAGCACCAGGCCCCGCCCCAGCAGGCGTGGCAACAGCAGGCACCGGAGGCCCCGCAACAGGCCCCGTACCAGCAGGTTCCGCACCAGCAGGGCCCGGTCCGGCCGGCCGCCCCGGCCCACGGTGGCGGATCCGCCCACGGCGGTGGAGCGGGGGCGCCGCCCGTCTACGGCGACCGCAGCCCGACCACGTTCCACCAGCTGGCGCTCGGCCGGGTCATGCGCATCGGCCGTGCCCTGGAGAACGAGCTGGTCGTCTCCGACCTCCAGGTCTCCCGCAACCACGCCGAGTTCCACGCGACGCCCGACGGCCGGTTCGAGATCCGTGACCTCGGCTCGCACAACGGCACGTACGTCAACGGTCTGCCGCTCCAGAAGTCCGGCTCGGCGCTCATCGGCCCGAACGACATCGTCGGCGTCGGCCACTCCACGTTCCGCCTGGTCGGCGACCGGCTGGAAGAGTTCGTCGACACCGGCCAGGTCTCCTTCTCCGCCCGCCACCTCACGGTGACGGTCGACGGCGGGAAGCAGATCCTCAAGGACGTCTCCTTCGGTGTCCCGGAGAAGTCGCTGATCGCGGTCATCGGCCCCTCCGGCTCGGGCAAGTCCACCCTGCTCAAGGCCCTCACCGGCTACCGGCCCGCCGACGAGGGCGACGTCCTCTACGACAACCGGAACCTGTACAAGCAGTTCGCCGAGCTGCGCCAGCGCATAGGTCTGGTCCCGCAGGACGACATCCTGCACAAGGAGCTGACCGTCACCAAGGCCCTCAAGTACGCGGCCAGGCTCCGCTTCCCCGCGGACACCACCGAGGCCGAGCGCCAGGCCCGGATCACCGAGGTCCTCGCCGAGCTCAAGCTCGACATCCACAAGGACAAGAAGATCACCTCGCTCTCCGGCGGCCAGCGCAAGCGCGTCTCGGTCGCCCTGGAGCTGCTGACCAAGCCGTCGCTGATCTTCCTGGACGAGCCGACCTCCGGTCTCGACCCGGGCATGGACCGCGATGTCATGCAGCTGCTGCGCGGCCTCGCCGACGACGGCCGTACCGTCCTGGTCGTCACGCACTCCGTGGCCGAGCTGGCCATCTGCGACAAGCTGCTCGTGATGGCGCCCGGCGGCGCCGTCGCGTACTTCGGGCCGCCGGAGGAGGCGCTGAACTTCTTCGGCTACAGCTCCTGGGCCGACGTCTTCTCCGCCTTCGAGAACTACCGCGACTACGACTGGGCGGGCCGCTGGCGCGGTTCGCAGCACTACCAGATGTACGCCGCCGACATCGACGCCGTCGCCGCCCAGTCCGTCCACATGCCGCCGCCCCAGCAGATGCGGCCCCCCAAGCCGCAGAGCTGGGGGACACAGCTGTGGACCCTGGTCCGCAGATACACCTCCGTCATCGCCTCCGACAAGGCCTTCCTCGGCCTGATGGTGGCGCTGCCCGCGGTGATCGGTGTGCTGGCCGCGGTCATCCCGGCCGACTTCGGACTGGCTCCGCCCACGCCGCCGACCCAGTTCAACGGCAAGGCCGGAATGATCCTGCTGATCCTCGCGGTCGGCATCTGCCTGGCCGGTTCCGCCAGCTCCGTGCGAGAACTGATCAAGGAACGCGTCATCTACGAACGGGAACGGGCCACCGGCCTCTCCCGCTCGGCCTATCTGGTGTCCAAGGTGATCGTGCTCGGCGTGATCACCGCCTTCCAGAGCGTCATCCTCTGCGGTATCTGCTTCGCCGCCCGTGAGCTGCCGGCCGAGGGGCTGTTCATGCCTCCGGCCGTCGAGATCTGCATCTCCATCGTGGCCCTCGGGTTCACCTCGATGATGTTCGGCCTGATGATCTCCGCGCTGGTCAAGACCTCCGAGATGACCATGCCGCTGCTGGTCATGTTCGCGATCGTCCAGCTCGTGTTCACCGGGGTCCTCTTCCAGGTGTACGGGACGCCCGGCCTGGAGCAGCTGACCTGGCTGATGCCGTCCCGCTGGGGTGTGGCCGCCGCAGGCACCACGCTGGACCTGGCCAACCTGATGCCGCCGTGGGACCCGGCGAACCCGACCGACCTGGACCCGCTCTGGGAGGCCTCGGCGACCCAGTGGGGGATCAACATCTTCGTGCTGCTGGTGCTCGGCCTGCTCTGCGCCTTCGCGGTCGCCCGGCTGCTGCGCCGCCACGAGCCCGAGGTCATGCGGAAGTAG
- a CDS encoding transglycosylase SLT domain-containing protein, whose amino-acid sequence MSATRIPDRLRRLNKVQKISVAGVSALAVASLTFSLVPSNAEAEVSPQAAAAAAPVAFTGGSAQAKTVQDSLIAQHSTAEQLVKAADAAKAKAAAETKAKAAKAKAAADAKAKAEKAAKAKADAKKRGAEAANRSTARKPVYANNLDGWIREAMSIMKKEGIPGSYNGIHRNIIRESSGNRWAINNWDINARNGIPSKGLLQVIQPTFDRYHVKGTKKDLYDPVANIVAACNYAADRYGSMDNVNSAY is encoded by the coding sequence ATGTCTGCGACTCGCATCCCCGATCGTCTCCGTCGTCTGAACAAGGTCCAGAAGATCTCCGTGGCCGGTGTGTCGGCCCTGGCCGTCGCCTCCCTGACCTTCTCTCTCGTCCCGTCGAACGCCGAGGCCGAGGTTTCCCCGCAGGCAGCCGCCGCTGCCGCCCCCGTCGCCTTCACCGGTGGCTCCGCGCAGGCCAAGACCGTGCAGGACAGCCTTATCGCGCAGCACTCCACCGCCGAGCAGCTCGTGAAGGCCGCCGACGCCGCCAAGGCGAAGGCCGCCGCCGAGACCAAGGCGAAGGCCGCGAAGGCCAAGGCCGCCGCCGACGCGAAGGCCAAGGCCGAGAAGGCCGCCAAGGCCAAGGCCGACGCGAAGAAGCGCGGCGCCGAGGCCGCCAACCGCTCCACCGCGCGCAAGCCCGTCTACGCCAACAACCTGGACGGCTGGATCCGCGAGGCGATGTCGATCATGAAGAAGGAAGGCATCCCCGGCTCCTACAACGGGATCCACCGCAACATCATCCGGGAGTCCAGCGGTAACCGCTGGGCGATCAACAACTGGGACATCAACGCCCGCAACGGCATCCCCTCCAAGGGGCTGCTCCAGGTGATCCAGCCGACCTTCGACCGGTACCACGTCAAGGGCACCAAGAAGGACCTGTACGACCCGGTCGCCAACATCGTCGCCGCCTGCAACTACGCGGCCGACCGCTACGGCTCCATGGACAACGTCAACAGCGCGTACTGA
- a CDS encoding sulfite exporter TauE/SafE family protein, giving the protein MALSIWEILAVFAAGVGAGTINTIVGSGTLITFPVLLATGLPPVTATVSNALGLIPGSISGAIGYRKELAGQRRRILKLGVGAAVGGLTGATLLLALPSTAFETIVPVLVAMALVLVILQPRISKAVQRRRERTGIPARPDGGPLLFTGLTLASVYGGYFTAAQGIIYLSLMGMLVDDTLQRLNAVKNVLAAVVNSIAALFFLFVADFDWTAVVLIAVGSAIGGQIGAKVGRRLSPTLMRALIVVVGTAAIVQLLLR; this is encoded by the coding sequence ATGGCCTTGTCCATCTGGGAAATACTCGCCGTCTTCGCGGCGGGCGTCGGTGCGGGCACGATCAACACGATCGTCGGCTCAGGCACCCTGATCACCTTCCCCGTCCTGCTCGCCACCGGCCTCCCGCCGGTGACCGCCACCGTCTCCAACGCACTCGGCCTCATCCCCGGCTCCATCAGCGGAGCCATCGGCTACCGCAAGGAGCTGGCCGGTCAGCGCCGCCGCATCCTCAAGTTGGGCGTCGGAGCGGCCGTCGGCGGTCTCACCGGCGCCACCCTCCTGCTCGCGCTGCCCTCCACCGCGTTCGAGACGATCGTCCCGGTCCTGGTCGCCATGGCCCTCGTCCTGGTGATCCTGCAACCACGCATCAGCAAAGCCGTGCAGCGCCGCCGTGAACGCACCGGCATCCCCGCCCGCCCCGACGGCGGCCCGCTCCTCTTCACCGGCCTGACCCTCGCCAGCGTCTACGGGGGCTACTTCACGGCAGCCCAGGGGATCATCTACCTCTCCCTGATGGGCATGCTGGTCGACGACACGCTCCAGCGCCTCAACGCCGTCAAGAACGTCCTGGCCGCCGTGGTCAACAGCATCGCCGCGCTGTTCTTCCTCTTCGTCGCGGACTTCGACTGGACGGCGGTCGTCCTGATCGCCGTCGGCTCGGCCATCGGCGGCCAGATAGGCGCCAAGGTGGGCCGCCGCCTCAGCCCCACCCTGATGCGCGCCCTGATCGTCGTCGTCGGCACCGCGGCCATCGTCCAGCTGCTGCTCCGCTGA
- a CDS encoding SDR family NAD(P)-dependent oxidoreductase — translation MPVALITGGSKGLGRALAEALARQGWDLVLDARTSGVLEAAAREVRERYGTRVAAVPGDVTDAAHRAELVAAAGELGGLDLLVGNASVLGAEPLVRLEAQPLEGLRQALETNVVAALGLVQEALPLLRESAAGAVVLVSSDAAAEPYETWGGYGASKAALDQLAAVLGVEEPGLRVWAVDPGDMATDLYAAAVPDDEEPRPSPGSVVPAFLRLVRERPASGRFAAPALLVEPVAADGGAR, via the coding sequence ATGCCGGTCGCGTTGATCACGGGTGGCTCGAAGGGGCTGGGGCGCGCGCTGGCCGAGGCGCTGGCCCGGCAGGGGTGGGATCTGGTGCTGGACGCCAGGACCTCCGGGGTGCTGGAGGCGGCGGCGCGGGAGGTGCGGGAGCGGTACGGGACGCGGGTGGCGGCCGTGCCCGGGGATGTCACGGACGCCGCGCACCGGGCGGAGCTGGTCGCGGCCGCCGGGGAGCTGGGCGGACTCGATCTGCTGGTGGGCAACGCGAGTGTGCTGGGCGCCGAGCCGCTGGTCCGGCTGGAGGCGCAGCCGCTGGAGGGGTTGCGGCAGGCGCTGGAGACCAATGTGGTGGCCGCGCTCGGCCTCGTGCAGGAGGCACTGCCGCTGCTCAGGGAGTCGGCCGCGGGGGCGGTGGTGCTGGTCAGTTCGGACGCGGCGGCGGAGCCGTACGAGACGTGGGGCGGTTACGGGGCGTCGAAGGCGGCGCTGGACCAGCTGGCCGCGGTGCTGGGTGTGGAGGAGCCCGGGCTGCGGGTGTGGGCGGTCGATCCGGGGGACATGGCGACGGATCTGTACGCCGCCGCCGTGCCGGACGACGAGGAGCCCCGGCCCTCGCCCGGGAGTGTGGTGCCCGCGTTCCTGCGGCTGGTGCGGGAGCGGCCGGCCAGTGGGCGGTTCGCGGCTCCGGCGCTGCTGGTGGAGCCGGTGGCGGCGGACGGGGGTGCGCGGTGA
- a CDS encoding ABC transporter ATP-binding protein: MSDVLELVDVSVVRDGRALVDDVSWSVKEGERWVILGPNGAGKTTLLNLASSYLFPSRGTATILGEQLGGVGTDVFELRPRIGMAGVAMADKLPKKQTVLQTVLTAAYGMTATWHENYEAVDEERARAFLDRLGMTEYLDRKFGTLSEGERKRTLIARAMMTDPELLLLDEPAAGLDLGGREDLVRRLGRLARDPYAPSMIMVTHHVEEIAPGFTHVLMIRQGKILAAGPMETELSSRNLSLCFGLPLVVEHTGDRYTAHGLPLS; encoded by the coding sequence ATGAGCGATGTACTGGAGCTGGTGGACGTATCCGTGGTCCGCGACGGACGCGCTCTGGTGGACGACGTCTCCTGGTCGGTCAAGGAGGGGGAGCGCTGGGTCATCCTGGGCCCCAACGGCGCCGGCAAGACGACGCTCCTCAACCTCGCGTCCAGCTACCTCTTCCCGAGCAGGGGAACGGCCACCATCCTCGGTGAGCAGCTGGGCGGCGTCGGCACCGACGTCTTCGAGCTCCGCCCCCGGATCGGCATGGCGGGCGTGGCGATGGCCGACAAGCTGCCCAAGAAGCAGACCGTCCTGCAGACGGTGCTGACCGCCGCCTACGGCATGACCGCCACCTGGCACGAGAACTACGAGGCCGTCGACGAGGAGCGCGCCCGCGCCTTCCTGGACCGCCTCGGCATGACCGAGTACCTGGACCGCAAGTTCGGCACGCTCTCCGAAGGAGAGCGCAAGCGCACGCTGATCGCCCGCGCGATGATGACCGACCCCGAGCTGCTGCTCCTCGACGAGCCCGCCGCCGGACTCGACCTCGGCGGCCGTGAGGACCTGGTCCGCCGCCTCGGCCGCCTCGCCCGCGACCCGTACGCCCCCTCCATGATCATGGTCACCCACCATGTCGAGGAGATCGCCCCCGGCTTCACCCACGTCCTGATGATCCGGCAGGGCAAGATCCTGGCGGCCGGACCCATGGAGACCGAGCTCAGCTCCCGTAACCTCTCGCTCTGCTTCGGCCTGCCGCTTGTCGTCGAGCACACGGGGGACCGTTACACCGCCCACGGCCTGCCGCTCTCCTGA
- a CDS encoding chaplin, which produces MKNLKKAAAVTMIAGGLIAAGAGAASATGHSGADAHGVAVGSPGVASGNLAQVPVHIPVNAVGNTVNVIGLLNPAFGNLGLNH; this is translated from the coding sequence GTGAAGAACCTGAAGAAGGCCGCCGCCGTCACCATGATCGCCGGTGGGCTCATCGCCGCCGGCGCCGGCGCGGCCTCCGCGACCGGCCACAGCGGTGCCGACGCCCACGGCGTGGCCGTCGGCTCCCCGGGCGTCGCCAGCGGCAACCTGGCCCAGGTCCCGGTCCACATCCCGGTGAACGCGGTAGGCAACACGGTCAACGTGATCGGCCTCCTCAACCCGGCCTTCGGCAACCTCGGCCTGAACCACTGA